TATTTCTCTATTGCATCAGGTGTGCTTATGCTTTTTCTGCCTTTTCTCAATACGCAGATGTACTCTGTTGTATGTGTTTTGCGGTTTATGCTTTGTTTTCCTCCTCTGTATTTCACATAAGGTGTGAGATGTATTTCTGTTTTTCCGTGTCTTCCTAGTATGTCCAGCATCTTTTTGTAGTGGATTATGCCGTCCGTATTGTAACTTATGAGGATGGTTCTTGCTTCTGTTTTTTCTATAAGTCTTTCCATAGCTTCTTCTGCTTTTTTTCTGGAGCAGTAGTCAGAGCGAGTTTCTTTCCAGTCTTCTCTTATGCCAGCTCTTACTTTGAGAGTTCCGTCTTCTTTTTTTTCTTCCGGTACTTCTGGTTTGTCCCATTTTGCTATTGTGTTGAGCATAAAATAATTGCTGCCGTACTGGTGGATAGTATACGGCGGGTCTATGTAGCATATGTCCGCGCTTATTTTTTCTGCTAGTTTCTCTGCATCCTGGCAGTATGTATATGCGGGGTAGGGGCTGTCTGCCAATACGGGATAGGGAAGTTTTATGGGAGCCAAAATTCTGCTGAGAGCATCTTTACCATGTCCTCCAAACCCCTTGTGAAAAGCCTTAAACACACCGGAGGTGTTTGCATGTTTTGCCGCTTGATAGTTGAGCAGTGATATCAACAGACTCTTTTCTTTTTTTTGTTCTTCCGACAGAGTCCAGCCCGGATACCATTCTTCTATTATTTCTCTTGCTGTATCAATAAACCTTGCATTGCGGGGTGTGTAGAACATCCTTTCTGTTCTGTAATCTGCCTCCATGCTTGCAGGTGCATAGTGCCTGCTGATATAAGGTTCTGCGGGTGTTTTTTTTTCTGCTATGTGGTTTATGGTATCTATAGCATTCTTTACACCGCCTTTTTCTGCAAAAAGATAAGGAAGCTCTCTTGTAT
This sequence is a window from Spirochaetia bacterium 38H-sp. Protein-coding genes within it:
- a CDS encoding DNA adenine methylase; translation: MKTLPSTFLTGIKNEPYLNTQLIAYIGNKRSLLPFLAKIISHYARETDAHSFIDFFAGTGAVSRLAKKMGFVVHANDWEFYSYLANKAYLEINTRELPYLFAEKGGVKNAIDTINHIAEKKTPAEPYISRHYAPASMEADYRTERMFYTPRNARFIDTAREIIEEWYPGWTLSEEQKKEKSLLISLLNYQAAKHANTSGVFKAFHKGFGGHGKDALSRILAPIKLPYPVLADSPYPAYTYCQDAEKLAEKISADICYIDPPYTIHQYGSNYFMLNTIAKWDKPEVPEEKKEDGTLKVRAGIREDWKETRSDYCSRKKAEEAMERLIEKTEARTILISYNTDGIIHYKKMLDILGRHGKTEIHLTPYVKYRGGKQSINRKTHTTEYICVLRKGRKSISTPDAIEKYILMREIRELLSAGYNPQLIGRFFDTQEDKVTLHPSLPPIRTKSFHLFLEEPDDLSCLSIKQLKTIKSNLQICICQDREEELYHIIDILKKETKKTEITKYTRRAAWLLKKFAFKKYKTQFKNAVKHIENLIKTKPDKFSKLSIMLKEIKITAEKRFKG